A single region of the Eulemur rufifrons isolate Redbay chromosome 8, OSU_ERuf_1, whole genome shotgun sequence genome encodes:
- the BCAN gene encoding brevican core protein — MAPLLLPLLAAVALAQLPAALADILEGDSSEDRAFRVRIAGNAPLQGVLGGALTIPCHVHYLRPPPSRRAVLGSPRVKWTFLSGGREAEVLVARGVRVKVNEAYRFRVALPAYPASLTDVSLALSELRPNDSGIYRCEVQHGIDDSSDAVEVKVKGVVFLYREGSARYAFSFTVAQEACTRIGARIATPEQLYAAYLGGYEQCDAGWLSDQTVRYPIQTPREACYGDMDGFPGVRNYGVVDPGDLYDVYCYAEDLNGELFLGAPPDKLTLEEARTYCQERGAEIATTGQLYAAWDGGLDRCSPGWLADGSVRYPIVTPSQRCGGGLPGVKTLFLFPNQTGFPNKHSRFNVYCFRDSAQPSAIPDASNPASDLASDGLEAIVTVTETLEELQLPREAVESESRGAIYSIPIMEDGGGGSSTPEDPAEAPRTLLEFETQSIVPPTGSSEAEGKALEEEEKYEEEEEKEEEEEEEDVEDEDLWAWPSQFSSPGPESSLPTEPAQDELPSQESPLAKAVLQPGASPLPGGESEAPRPPSVHGPPTETLPTPREGNLTSPPPSTPVGAREVGEETGGPELSGVPRGESEETGSSEDAPSLLPATRAPEGTRELVAPSEENSGRTAPSGTSVQAQPVLPTDSASRGGVAVAPSSGDCVPSPCHNGGTCLEEEEGVRCLCLPGYGGDLCDVGLRFCSPGWDTFQGACYKHFSTRRSWEEAETQCRMYGAHLASISTPEEQDFINNRYREYQWIGLNDRTIEGDFLWSDGVPLLYENWNPGQPDSYFLSGENCVVMVWHDQGQWSDVPCNYHLSYTCKMGLVSCGPPPELPLAQVFGRPRLRYEVDTVLRYRCREGLAQRNLPLIRCQENGHWEPPQISCVPRRPARALHPVKAPEGRQGRLLGRWKALLTPPSSPAPGP; from the exons ATGGCTccactcctcctgcccctgctggCAGCCGTGGCTCTGgcccagctccctgcagccttagCTGATATCCTGGAAGGGGACAGCTCAG AGGACCGCGCCTTCCGCGTGCGCATCGCGGGCAACGCGCCACTGCAGGGCGTGCTCGGCGGCGCCCTCACCATCCCGTGCCACGTACACTACCTGCGGCCGCCGCCGAGCCGCCGCGCGGTGCTGGGCTCTCCGCGGGTCAAGTGGACCTTCCTGTCCGGGGGCCGGGAGGCGGAGGTGCTAGTGGCGCGAGGAGTGCGCGTAAAGGTCAACGAGGCGTACCGGTTCCGCGTGGCACTGCCTGCGTATCCTGCGTCACTCACCGATGTCTCCTTGGCGCTGAGCGAGCTGCGGCCCAACGACTCAGGCATCTACCGCTGCGAGGTCCAGCATGGCATCGATGACAGCAGTGACGCTGTGGAGGTCAAGGTCAAAG GGGTCGTCTTTCTCTACCGAGAGGGCTCTGCCCGCTACGCTTTCTCCTTTACCGTGGCCCAGGAGGCCTGCACCCGCATCGGAGCCCGCATTGCCACCCCGGAGCAGCTCTATGCGGCCTACCTTGGGGGCTATGAGCAATGTGATGCTGGCTGGCTGTCGGACCAGACTGTGAG gtaTCCCATCCAGACCCCACGAGAGGCCTGTTACGGAGACATGGATGGCTTCCCTGGGGTCCGGAACTATGGAGTGGTGGACCCGGGTGACCTCTATGATGTCTACTGTTATGCTGAAGACCTAAATG GAGAACTGTTCCTAGGTGCTCCTCCAGATAAGCTGACGTTGGAGGAAGCACGGACATATTGCCAGGAGCGGGGTGCAGAGATTGCCACCACGGGCCAACTGTATGCAGCCTGGGATGGTGGCCTGGACCGCTGTAGCCCGGGCTGGCTGGCTGATGGCAGCGTGCGCTACCCGATCGTCACACCCAGCCAGCGCTGTGGTGGGGGCCTGCCTGGCGTCAAgactctcttcctcttccccaacCAGACGGGCTTCCCCAACAAGCACAGCCGCTTCAACGTCTACTGCTTCCGAG ACTCTGCTCAGCCCTCTGCCATCCCTGATGCCTCCAACCCAGCTTCTGATCTGGCCTCTGATGGACTAGAGGCCATCGTCACAGTAACAGAGACCTTGGAGGAACTGCAGCTGCCTCGGGAAGCTGTGGAGAGCGAGTCCCGTGGCGCCATCTACTCCATTCCCATCatggaggatggaggaggtggAAGCTCCACTCCAGAAGACCCGGCAGAGGCCCCTAGAACCCTCCTAG AATTTGAAACCCAATCCATTGTACCACCCACGGGGTCCTCAGAAGCGGAAGGCAAGGCactggaggaagaagagaaatatgaggaggaagaagagaaagaggaggaggaagaagaggaggacgTGGAGGATGAGGACCTGTGGGCATGGCCCAGCCAGTTCAGCAGCCCAGGCCCTGAGTCCTCTCTCCCCACAGAACCAGCCCAGGACGAGTTACCCTCCCAGGAGTCGCCCCTGGCAAAAGCAGTCCTGCAGCCTGGTGCATCACCACTTCCTGGTGGAGAGTCAGAAGCTCCTAGGCCTCCAAGCGTCCATGGACCACCTACTGAGACCCTGCCCACTCCCAGGGAGGGGAACCTAACATCCCCACCACCTTCCACACCGGTTGGGGCAAGAGAGGTGGGAGAGGAAACTGGTGGTCCTGAGCTATCTGGGGTCCCTCGAGGAGAGAGTGAGGAGACAGGGAGCTCGGAGGATGCCCCTTCCCTGCTTCCAGCCACACGGGCCCCTGAGGGTACCAGGGAGCTGGTGGCCCCCTCCGAAGAGAATTCTGGAAGAACTGCCCCATCAGGGACCTCAGTGCAGGCCCAACCAGTGCTGCCCACTGACAGCGCCAGCCGAGGTGGAGTGGCCGTGGCCCCCTCATCAG GTGactgtgtccccagcccctgccacaaTGGTGGGACAtgcttggaggaggaggagggggtccgCTGCCTATGTTTGCCTGGCTATGGGGGGGACCTGTGCGATGTTG gcctCCGCTTCTGTAGCCCTGGCTGGGACACCTTCCAGGGCGCCTGCTACAAGCACTTTTCTACACgaaggagctgggaggaggcagagacccAGTGCCGGATGTACGGCGCGCATCTGGCCAGCATCAGCACGCCGGAGGAGCAGGACTTCATCAACA ATCGATACCGGGAGTACCAGTGGATCGGGCTCAATGACCGGACCATCGAAGGTGACTTCCTGTGGTCGGATGGCGTCCCCCTG CTCTATGAGAACTGGAACCCTGGGCAGCCTGACAGCTACTTCCTGTCTGGAGAGAACTGCGTGGTCATGGTGTGGCATGATCAGGGACAATGGAGTGATGTGCCCTGCAACTACCACCTGTCCTACACCTGCAAGAtggggctgg TGTCCTGTGGGCCCCCACCGGAGCTGCCCTTGGCTCAAGTGTTTGGCCGCCCACGTCTACGCTATGAGGTGGACACAGTGCTTCGCTACCGATGCCGGGAGGGACTGGCCCAGCGAAACTTGCCACTGATCCGCTGCCAGGAGAATGGTCACTGGGAGCCTCCCCAGATCTCCTGCGTGCCCCGAAGGCCT GCCCGAGCTCTGCACCCAGTGAAGGCCCCAGAAGGACGTCAGGGAAGGCTACTGGGGCGCTGGAAGGCGCTGTTGACCCCTCCTTCCAGCCCCGCTCCAGGTCCCTAG